The Silene latifolia isolate original U9 population chromosome 4, ASM4854445v1, whole genome shotgun sequence region ATACTAAAAAAACCAGTCTATTTGCTCCGGATCTATACTAACCGACCTGACAGAACTGAAGGCCAATACTATAAAAAAACCAAGCGTAATGACAAGCCTAAATAAATTTCGTCGTAATTCGATCCATTCCGAAAGATCCAATCAGATCTATTTTTTCGGTCTGCTCCTAAACTTACTCACCCCTACCTAGACCTATACTCGGGTCGGGCTGGCCAGGGGGCGGGCCGGGCTCTCCTGGTCAAACCCGGGCCAGGCCAGGGGGAAGGGACGGGCTTGGTCGGGCCAGGCCGGGCTGGGATATGCTTGACCCGGACCAGGACCTTAGGCGGGCTAAGGCGGGGTCGGGCTGGCGGGCCttactattttttttatttttgctaaaatggcgGGCCGAGCTGGAATTTCAGGACCCGGGCCAGGCCAGGGTTAATGGCGGGCCGGGCCGGTTCAGGCCAGTCTGCATAAAATAACGGGCTAGGGCGGGCCGGGTCCGGGCCGGGTCAACCCGTACTGATGGTCAGCTCTACCCCTACCAAACACTAACATGACTCAACCCAGTTTTCTTACCTAAAAAAAAATGGCTCATGGACAAATTGCGGGCTAATTGAGTTGAGCCGGGGAAGTTCAACCCTGACCCATAGTCCCATACCCATCCCATCTCGGGGATGGGTCAAGTTTGATTCCTCGTCATGCGGGTTGCAAGAAATGGATCGACTTACCCGGTTACCAAGCTCTACCGACTACCATCATGCAAAACAAATATCTTCACAATTTCACAAGTGTTTAATTAATCGTCATTGCTCTTTCAAGTACAATTTTTACTCTTTCACGGACTTTTTACCATTATTTTTCCTTCTCTTGCCCTTCCCTTCCCTTGCCCTTGAAAAAAAGGTGAAAAAAACTAATTCCCTTTTCTTTCACAAAATTCAAATCAAATTAATCAATTATGAATTTTAATTCTCAAGTTAATCAGGCAATGATTCTAACtttctaatttaattaattatgcatCAATTATACTATCAAATTAGGGAGATTTAATtgatttaggttttaggaaaatTAGGGTTAATCAAAATTAGCAATATAGGAAAGGGTGGCTGGGTAGTAGAGGCGGACGTCGGAGGTCAGACGAGTGGCGGACGTCGGAGGTCAGACGAGTGGCAGCACAAGGGGTGGTTCAATGGTGGTCTGGGAGGTGCGAGTCTGACGAAGTGCGGCTGTGCGGGTCTGGGGATTGGGGATTGGGTGTGGCCGACAAGGGAGGGGCGGTGAAGGTTGGTGCACGGTGGctgtcggtggtggtggtggttagcCGGTGGCCTATGGCTATGGTGGACGTTGTTgggtgggtggtggtggttggttggTGGTTTTTGGAGGAGTAATTTTTCACGTTTAATTGTAATTAGAACAAAATAGTAAATGAGGTCAAATAACAAGGGTATAATGGTCATTCATGTCCATGATTAagtaaatcatgtccatgaatgagcataaTCCTAATTAATAACCGCGATATATTCACAGTTGTGCTAAAAGATATTTTCTCCTCTTTCTTCTCCATTACCTTTACACCTTCACCACCTTCCATTCTTCCCCAAATCATTTCCCTCAAACCTTCACCACTTCAATTCCACAAACCTAATTGAATTATTCAAcatatatcatattttatttcatacataaaccctaattattaATTAAAAATCACACAAATATCCCAATAATAATGAGTTACAACCACTACGATAATCGCTACACCGACCTTTCCTCCTACCGCGAACGTCGCAGGTACCTtctttttcagatctactttttccgtctcgatcatttgtttacctttaattaaaataccgcTTCAGACGAACTTATAAACTTACTAATTTCTTCATAATCTGTGTTAATtctaatactattattattactttgttcatttatttatttatttattattatttaattgcaGTGACCTTATGGGCCCACCTCCACCAATGGTTCCCCGTCCAATAACCGGACCGCCCCCACCCACATACGCCCCGTATAGCGTCGGCCCACCTACTTATCCCGGATCCGTGTCATATAATGGGTATCCGCCATTTGAGCCTCCGCCGACCCGGAACTTCGATATGGGTCGCGGTGGCGGTGTTGGtgttggtagtggtggtggtggatatAATAGGGGAGGTAGGAGTGGGGGAGGGTTTAGAAGTGGGGATCGTGCTGATGGCGGAGGTAGAGGGTTTGATTCGAGACGAGGTGGCGGAGGCGGTGGTCGAGGTGGTGGGAGAGGGTTTAGTAGTGGGGGAGGAGGTGGTGGTGGGTTTGGAAGGGGAGGGTTTAGTGGAGGGaggggtggtggtggcggcggtggaGGTAGAGGTAGAGgtggaggaagaggaggaggtgATGATTTGAATGGTATTTCGCTTCCTAAGCAAGAGTTTCGGAATTTGGTGACGTTTAAGAAGGATTTTTATGTTGAGTGTCCTTCGGTCCAAGCTATGTCGGATCATGAGGTTGTGGCTTATCGAGGGATGCGTGATATTACTGTTGAAGGACAGGATGTTCCTAGGCCTATCCGTATGTTTCATGAAGCGGGATTCCCTGGTATGGACTGGATTTTCTGTTGTTCGATGTGGAATTTGTTCGTTTTGTTGTTAGGATTTGGAATGTAATTGTTTGGTGATTGTGTTTTGTTGGTTTTGTAGTTTATTGTCTTGATGTTGTTGCTAAGTTGGGTTTCGTTGAGCCGACACCAATTCAGTCACAGGGCTGGCCAATGGCCCTAAAAGGTAGGGATTTGATTGGTATTGCAGAGACTGGCTCTGGGAAGACTTTGGCGTATTTGCTGCCTGCTCTTGTGCACGTCAGTGCTCAACCAAAATTGGGTCAGTTATCACTCAGTTTCGGTATAGAACTGTTGTATGTCACTATGTCCTTCCTATTCTTCAGGTTTACTGAGTTTTGTGTCATTGTGTAGAATATGGTGATGGCCCAATCGTGTTGGTATTAGCTCCAACTCGAGAACTTGCTGTGCAAATACAAGAGGAAGCTCTGAAATTCGGATCACATGCTAATGTTAGGAGCACTTGTGTGTATGGAGGTGCCCCTAAAGGACCTCAAATCCGGGATCTCAAGAGAGGTGGGACGCTATTCAGATGAATGCTGTCgttcttttgtttttttaatgTTATGATTGTCAAGGGGTCATTGGTTGTGATGCGGACATTTCATGCATTTCATTTCCTTATTCAGGTGTTGAAATTGTAATTGCTACGCCTGGTAGATTGATAGATATGTTGGAAGCACAACATACAAATCTGAAAAGAGTTACATATCTGGTGCTGGACGAGGCTGATAGGATGTTAGATATGGGTTTTGAACCTCAAATCAGAAATATTGTTTCCCAGGTAAATTATTTGCTGCCTTTCCGTTCTCCAGTTTCTGTTACGCATGCTGATTTGTGGTTCTGATAAGTACTTGGCCATTTGGGGTGAAAGGTTGTGATCAATTCGTGTGTTTCTTAGTTGACTATTAGTCAGACGATTTATTTGATATAGTATCAGTTATGCTTTAGAGTTAGTTCTATATTTATTCTTAGCTTCACCGgctttctctctctttttcatGTGAAATATTGTGGTATCATATCTTAGTTAGGCTACTAGTGGTCTTGCAATCTCTGTTAGATTGATTGGAATGGATTATTCAATGAGTGTGTGGAATAGCACTATGGTAGTTTGAGGGGTAACTGGTATCTCAGTTTAGTTTTAAAAGTGGCAAGGCGCACATCGAGGTGATGAGTGTTTATTAGCAACAAGGTGCCAGCTGTGAGGTGAAGGTTCACGCCTATTTCGCACGACACACATTGTTTTTACAAATATATTTGGGTGCATTTCTACCATTTTGAATTTGCACCTCACCTGATCCAATTCTCAATAAGTGTTGAACCCCTCTTATGTTTTCAACACTGCTCCCTTCGTTCTTATACGTGTGCTTTTTGTGACATGTAGATTCGACCAGATAGACAGACTTTATACTGGAGTGCTACATGGCCAAAGGAGGTGGAGTCTCTGGCCAGGAAATTTTTACGTAATCCTTACAAGGTCCGCTTTAAATCTGTTTCCAGGAGGAATTTTTGTTCATTTTCATCACAATTATGCCTTTTCAGTCTGTTCAGTGAAATCTTACCCCAAACATATATGTCATGATCTGATACGTAGGTCACTATTGGATCTGCGGAATTAAAGCCTAATCATTCTATCTGCCAAGTTATTGAAGTTATGACTGATATGGAGAAGTATAACAGGTTCAATATCTGCTTTCCCAGGCCATAACCATCTATAGTTGTATGATTTAACTGTATGTTTGTCGATTTCTCTGACACCAGTTTAATGGTTCAGGCTGATTAAGCTGCTTAAAGATGTAATGGATGGGAGCCAAATCCTCATTTTTGTAGAAACAAAAAAGGGATGTGATCAGGTCACAAGACAGTTGAGAATGGATGGATGGCCAGTTTTGGCCATTCATGGTGACAAAGAACAGTCTGAAAGAGATTGGGTCCTGGCAGAGTTTAAAAGTGGCAGAAGTCCTATAATGACTGCCACTGATGTTGCTGCGCGTGGTCTTGGTAGGATTGCTGTGTGTTAGGAGTCCTCGATAGATTTAGCTTAGGTCTTAGCTATCACTCTAAAATGCTAGGCTTGTTGGCGGGCTGCTGCCCAGTTCCTATCATACTTCTGTAATTTGGATGGATGGAGAGGGTGCACTATCGAAACCGCTGATGCATGGTTCGGGGATCGGTCAATCCTATAACCCTATAGTCCGTACTTGAAGAAGTACAGGTTGCCAGCATTCTTTACATATGAATCTGCTAGTGTTTCTGCAAACACGAATCCGCTCCCCGAACCGAATCGAATCGAACAGTGTACCATATAACACTGTACACTGTTGAAACTTGCATTGGTGCAATGTGCTTCTGGGTTGCCCTTGTCACTTCAGTTGGGGCTCAGGTTTATTACTGCTGAAGGCTGGTCTAGCAGACTTTAGCAGGCAGTGTATCGCCTGAGTCGCTCATGATATATATGGTGTTTGGGCAATACACAGAAGCATGGACATTGTATTTTGTCGGGCATTTGTGGTTAAGGATGTCTTCTAATTTTTAAGTACGATGATATGACCTACTTGAGAAGGGGACATTTCTGAAAGCTTATTATGATAGAAGTGTCTGAACTCCTGATGGTGCTCTCAAATTCTCACAAGTGTGTAGTAGAAGGCACCGTCACCCATCCACGCTTAAGGAGCTGGTAGTCATGGCAGCCCGGTTCATTGAGACAAGCTTATTCCTTTGTGGGAGATATTAGACGCTGCTGCTCCTTATCCCTATTAGGTAAAGGTGGGCACATTTCTGTGATGAATGTGTTGTCTATATTTTGATCCATGTGATCGGTTAGGTTAAGGGATAAGGGGCAATACGCTACATCCATCCAGTGAGTAATTCTAACTCACGTGTTTTTGGTTTCTTGTAGATGTCAAGGACATAAAATGTGTGGTAAATTATGATTTCCCATCAAGTCTTGAAGATTACATCCACAGAATAGGAAGAACTGGTCGCGCAGGTGCTACGGGAACTGCTTATTCATTTTTAACGCAATCTAATTCAAAGTATGCCCGAGAACTCGTTAAAATTTTGAGGGAAGCAGGGCAGGTGGTACCACCAGCCTTGTCTGCAATGGCCCAGTCCAATTTTGGAGGTAACATTCTTATTTCTTTCTGATTTTCTCGTTTTCTTCTGTTATGTTACGGAGTAATTTCTTTTCAAGAAAAATCAGAATGACTCAAATGAATAGTTGCTTACGTATTGCTGCTAATTGGTTGCCCACAAATTCTCAAACGAGAAAGTCTTACATTTTTTGTAAGCTCATATATTGGTCGTTTATTGCTTATTGCTGCTTATTGGTTGCTCTCAGGATCAGGAGGCAATTTCCGGTCAAGAGGGAGGGGAGGCTTTGGAAACAGGTCTCAGTATTCGGGATCAAATGCTGTTCCGGTTGGCCGAAAGCCTTGGTAGATCAACAACTGCAATACAATCTATCCATCCTGAAATCCAAATTGGTTTCGACATTGACCACACTACCTCTTCCTCGGTTATCCCTAGTTGTGAGATCAGCAGGTTGAATAGCCGATACTCATGCAATAGTCTTCCATTTCTGTGTGTAATTTGTGGGTTAGCGGCCAGCCCACAGCTGGCTGGTTTAAGTGATGCTGATTTGTTGGGCATTTTTGATGGCCTAAGTTGTTTTAGTGCTATATAGAGTAGATTAGAACTGGAGTCCTCTGGTAGGATTATAGGTGTTTTATGTTATTATGCACTGTACTGATTTTTGTTCTGGACGTGTTCAAATATCGAAGTTTCCTTACAGAGATCGGTTAACCACGAGGTTTGTTTATAAGAAATGTAGTTTATTTTAACCAAAGACCTGTCAAATGAGTCATTTGGGTTGGCTTGGTTGGATTAGCTGGGATTGATAAGAACTCTGCACTGCGGCGAATGACGATGATTGCGGCCTTTAGAATTGGAGTTCATTTCAGTTTTTCTCCATTTCTTTCCATTTGCACGAATAAAATAATATTTATCCATAATCCTTTTTTAACCTCTTCATTTCATTGGCCTTTAGATCGTTTCGAAACCGTTGGATAAGAAAtggaaggaaatggagaggatcctaaTGCTTAGAATTGTTACGGTTTTTGAATACGTTTCACGCATACCACCAAAATAAACCCCCTAAAATTGACGAAAAACCCTACTGAAACCAAATACTCATTTCAGACGACCATTTTCGTCTGAAATTAAGATGGATAAAATATAACCGTTTTACGCTAAATAAAATATGAATATTTCCTGATAAAAACTTACGCCAGTTTATTGTTAAAAATCGACATTTTTAgctataactttttttttttgaaatagaaGAATAATTTCATTAATAGAACGCCATACGACACTTACAAAGAATAACCGTAATCGAAAACGAATTATAgttattttctttttttaatcattAATCAgacattttttatcataaaaaaatgacattttatcgTCTTAAATTAAAACCGTCTCAAGAGAGCCCCCGTCACTCCTTGAACTACATAGAAATGTTACGATGTTATGGGCTTGGGCTaacaaaaaacccaaaacccaatcACACCATTTCCATCAACCCTACCCTTATATAACCTCCACACACACACTCTccaaaaccctacttcctccttCACAAACCCTAACCACATTTCCAAACCGCCGCAAAAATGACAACAAGCCTCCGCAAAAACCGGAAGAAGCGCGGCCATGTCTCCGCAGGTCACGGGCGTATCGGAAAACACCGAAAGCATCCCGGAGGAAGAGGAAACGCAGGAGGAATGCACCATCATCGTATCCTCTTCGACAAATATCATCCAGGGTATTTTGGTAAAGTTGGTATGAGATATTTTCATCGTCTTCGTAACAAATTCCATTGTCCTACTGTTAATCTTGATAAGATCTGGTCTATGATTCCTGAAGATGTAAGGGAGAAGGCTGTGAAAGAGGGGAAAGCGCCTGTTGTTGATGTGACGCAGTTTGGGTATTTTAAGGTACTTGGGAAGGGTGTGCTTCCCGAGGGAAGGAGTGTTGTTGTTAAGAGTAAGTTGATTAGTAAGATTGCTGAGAAGAAGATTAAGGAATCTGGTGGTGCTGTTCTTCTTACTGCTTGATTTTAATCGCAAGGTTTAATTTTATCAAggattattgttgtttttgttatAGTTTTGTATTTCAAATGTTTTGTTTTGGTATCTTTTTGAATCTTATGGATTTATTGTTGGATTTCAGATTATTATTCTGTTGTTTATGGTTTGTTTTGATATTCGCCCTCcgttccaatcatttgtttacgaatcaaaggtaaacaaatgataggAATTAAGGGTTGCATTTGGTTGGATTTCAGATTATTATTCTGTTGTTTATGGTTTGGATTTAGTATTGCTATGTTGGTATTGTGTTTATGATGTTTAGGATGTTCTCCCTCCGTTACGATCATTTGTTTAcgaatcaaaggtaaacaaatgattggaacgAAGGGTTGCAGGGTTGCATTTGATTAGAAATGTGCGTTAGTTGATAGCTTTGGTGGTTAAGTAGATAAATCTAGGGATTGTGTAGTTGATTGGTTTGGTTGATGGGGTGTTGTTTTAGGCGTTTATTGGTTATTGGTCTCTCGCTCACTCGTCATCCATGTAGCGAGTTTTATGTTGGTTCTACAAATTTGGGCTTATCTTATGGGGTATACTTGTGTACTCTGTTAGACTGTTTGGAGTGGTCATGAGCTGTTGTAGTTTTCCTGGATTAGGTTTTGAAACCGAAGGAGTTTTTCTAAAATGTGGCTTAGATACGGGGATTAGTATATTTTAAAATGTAGACGGAATATTGTAAAGGGGAATGCAAAGATTTATAGCTCATATATTATAGTCTTTCGCTACTTTTGTTATGAAAGCCTTTCTTTCTCGTCCCCTAGGAAACATTTTGAGTTTGGAGTCCTTGAAATGTTGGTGTGTTATGCTGTATCAGCTACTATTGTTGGATTTCAGATCGTTCATCATTTGTTCCCGTTTTCAATTCTTTGTCAGTCGAGGGTGTTTTAATTATAAGTGAACAAATGATCGGGACTTGGAGTATTTTGTTTTTGATGATGGGTTAGAGTTGAAATAATTGTGTTGTTTATATTACTCTGTGCATTGTTAGGAAATGACATTAGCTGGTGTTTTTAGTCATTTGAGTGCATTTTGATCTGGTTTATTGGTTGGTTACTTGTCCAAACGACGTATTTTCTCCGTAATAGTTATGTCTTTAGTAGTTGGGATTAGGTTTTTAATTGAGGCTCTAGGCACTCATCCAAGTGGTATGATTGTCATGAGACTCCTGACTATTAATTTGTAGACACCAGGATTCGGTTGTAAAATGAGGATCTGCAGCTTGGGTATGTGGACCTTTCTTGAAAGGTATACTTGTATATGTATATACATGAAGTTGTATTAGATTATGTGAAGTACTTCTCCTCTATATTTGTCATACATCCCTATCATTTGATGAGTCAACGTTATATACCTTATGGTAGTCTATGCGATTGAGGGATAATGGGACGCTAAGGATAAGCTTTTTCTCTTCATTATGTGTTTTGTTTCTTGACTCGAACATAGAATTCTTGTTGCTTTCTCTGCGATCATTCAGTAGTTTCGTGCTTGTTATGTTAAGAGGGTTTGGATTAAATGAGCAATTGTGGCCATGCATTACTATTGCAGTACTGCATTATCGGGAAGAATGTAAAACACTTTTAACAGCAAATTTCAATTGCTTTCTGAGAAAGTTGGTGTAGACATTGGTTGTGCTGTGCTCTTTAAGGGCATCaacaatagaggtttgtcaacaaaggtttgtgtactttttagaggtttgttgacaaacctctctaTTGTTGGAGATGGGGTTTGAGGTTCATCCATAGGAATGGTTACACATTTGTATACGGGTTTGTTGATTGACATGGCAAGTGGTCCCCTAAAAGTTAGTATATTTTTATTCtccaacaacatatatatatgaGGGAAAAAAATGGGTAATTTTATGTGGGTCCTATGACGATATGAACCTTGAAAaggtttgtctattgttgtatatGGGTTTGTTAATGGAGAGGTTTGTTAAATTGATGATTTGTCATGTGACAAACCTCTTTAGAGGTTCATCTATTGTGGATGCCCTAAGTCACTGAGAAGATGAGGGTCTTTTGGTAAACTTGAAGTTGACGACACTGGGG contains the following coding sequences:
- the LOC141652601 gene encoding DEAD-box ATP-dependent RNA helicase 20-like is translated as MSYNHYDNRYTDLSSYRERRSDLMGPPPPMVPRPITGPPPPTYAPYSVGPPTYPGSVSYNGYPPFEPPPTRNFDMGRGGGVGVGSGGGGYNRGGRSGGGFRSGDRADGGGRGFDSRRGGGGGGRGGGRGFSSGGGGGGGFGRGGFSGGRGGGGGGGGRGRGGGRGGGDDLNGISLPKQEFRNLVTFKKDFYVECPSVQAMSDHEVVAYRGMRDITVEGQDVPRPIRMFHEAGFPVYCLDVVAKLGFVEPTPIQSQGWPMALKGRDLIGIAETGSGKTLAYLLPALVHVSAQPKLEYGDGPIVLVLAPTRELAVQIQEEALKFGSHANVRSTCVYGGAPKGPQIRDLKRGVEIVIATPGRLIDMLEAQHTNLKRVTYLVLDEADRMLDMGFEPQIRNIVSQIRPDRQTLYWSATWPKEVESLARKFLRNPYKVTIGSAELKPNHSICQVIEVMTDMEKYNRLIKLLKDVMDGSQILIFVETKKGCDQVTRQLRMDGWPVLAIHGDKEQSERDWVLAEFKSGRSPIMTATDVAARGLDVKDIKCVVNYDFPSSLEDYIHRIGRTGRAGATGTAYSFLTQSNSKYARELVKILREAGQVVPPALSAMAQSNFGGSGGNFRSRGRGGFGNRSQYSGSNAVPVGRKPW
- the LOC141652603 gene encoding large ribosomal subunit protein uL15x-like, translated to MTTSLRKNRKKRGHVSAGHGRIGKHRKHPGGRGNAGGMHHHRILFDKYHPGYFGKVGMRYFHRLRNKFHCPTVNLDKIWSMIPEDVREKAVKEGKAPVVDVTQFGYFKVLGKGVLPEGRSVVVKSKLISKIAEKKIKESGGAVLLTA